The following coding sequences are from one Perognathus longimembris pacificus isolate PPM17 chromosome 13, ASM2315922v1, whole genome shotgun sequence window:
- the Ccdc86 gene encoding coiled-coil domain-containing protein 86 yields the protein MDTPLRRSRRLEGLDPEKTSSVSKAKRALGQFETTVEDRKEPGSPLRVPQHGLESPPHQPETSPGPPSPRQDEDLGSPRRRHSETSQGSPLRQQDGVLESPPSQPEPRPEPPPTESPKISQDSEVAGGKEALTSESPHGQLQPGPGSPEPYPGQQAPGPEPSQPQQKLTPQVPCSPERQQEPRKPPVAGQTTTGSLGSKKRKGSSAQTPVPKIPKKEEKEECPVIPKGKPKSGRVWKDRSKKRFSQMVQDKPLRTSWQRKMKERQERKLAKDFARHLEEEKEKRRQEKKQRRAENIRRRLENARKAEIVQVIRNPAKLKRAKKKQLRSIEKRDTLALQQKQPPSRPAAQV from the exons ATGGACACGCCGCTGAGGCGCAGCCGGCGGCTGGAAGGCCTAGATCCTGAGAAAACCTCCTCCGTCTCGAAGGCGAAACGGGCGCTTGGGCAGTTCGAGACGACCGTAGAAGACAGGAAGGAGCCCGGGTCCCCTCTGAGAGTGCCGCAACACGGCCTGGAGTCTCCCCCTCATCAGCCGGAGACAAGCCCCGGGCCGCCCAGTCCGCGGCAGGATGAAGACTTGGGGTCCCCCCGAAGAAGACACTCAGAGACGAGCCAAGGGTCCCCACTGCGTCAGCAAGATGGGGTCCTGGAGTCGCCTCCAAGTCAGCCAGAGCCAAGGCCTGAGCCCCCACCCACGGAATCGCCGAAGATTTCCCAGGACTCGGAGGTGGCCGGGGGTAAGGAGGCGCTGACCTCGGAGTCCCCCCATGGTCAGCTGCagccgggccccggctctccaGAGCCTTACCCGGGTCAGCAAGCGCCAGGTCCTGAGCCTTCGCAGCCACAGCAGAAGCTGACACCCCAGGTCCCCTGCAGCCCAGAGCGCCAGCAGGAGCCTCGCAAGCCGCCGGTGGCCGGGCAGACGACCACAGGCAGCCTGGGTTCAAAGAAGCGGAAGGGATCGTCAGCCCAGACTCCTGTGCCCAAAATTccgaagaaggaggagaaggaggaatgtCCTGTGATCCCGAAGGGAAAGCCCAAATCTGGGCGCGTGTGGAAGGACCGCTCCAAGAAGAG gttcTCCCAGATGGTCCAGGACAAGCCTCTGCGCACCTCCTGGCAACGAAAGATGAAGGAGAGGCAGGAGAGGAAGCTGGCCAAGGACTTTGCCCGGCacctggaggaagagaaggagaagcgCCGGCAG gAGAAGAAGCAGCGCCGGGCTGAGAACATCAGGCGCCGCCTGGAGAATGCACGGAAAGCAGAGATCGTCCAGGTG ATCCGGAATCCAGCCAAGCTCAAGCGGGCGAAGAAGAAGCAACTACGCAGCATTGAGAAGCGGGACACCCTGGCCCTCCAGCAGAAGCAGCCACCCTCGCGGCCAGCAGCCCAGGTCTGA
- the Zp1 gene encoding LOW QUALITY PROTEIN: zona pellucida sperm-binding protein 1 (The sequence of the model RefSeq protein was modified relative to this genomic sequence to represent the inferred CDS: substituted 2 bases at 2 genomic stop codons) — translation MAQGQYAALLLWVAATLGQRQHPETGVSGLRYSYDCGVRGMQLVVFPGPGQTVRFKVLDEFGNAFEVNNCSICYHWVSSEPLEPAVLSADYKGCHVLQKDGRSHLRVVIQAVPPDGRRGAAQVVTLICPKPELIWTLGPKPTPLTLHASVFPISIFPISIFPISVFPISVFPISVFPISVFPISVFPISVFPISVGTLRGPKTTEPQYTGTHLPQERCHVTSGHIPCMARNSSQEACWQAGCCYDHTREVPCYYGNTATVQCFRNGYFILVLSQEMALAHKITLANIHLAYAPTRCRPIQKTSAFLVFQVPFTQCGTTAQVIGNQLIYENQLVSEIHVLKGQHASITRDSTFRIHVRCVFNAGDFLPIQAAIFPPQSPALVTRSGPLRLQLRIAKDGTFSSYYRDKDYPLVRLLQEPVHMEVQLLERTDPNLVLRLHQCWATPSPNPLDHPQWPILTDGCPFKGDNYRTQMVPLDKTEPFWSHYQRFTVATFTLLNASSEQALRGQVYFFCSASACRPSGLETCVTVCPEATRRQRSLSHHHSITKVLDIVSSPGAVGFEGPLGLRPPAXYFTPXSAGSSRTSSPSPLLWGLLLLAGTLVLGVGIFVGLSQASAKKHREGAGR, via the exons ATGGCGCAGGGTCAGTACGCAGCCCTGCTCCTGTGGGTGGCAGCCACCTTGGGTCAGAGGCAGCATCCGGAGACTGGCGTGTCAGGCCTTCGTTACAGCTATGACTGTGGGGTCCGGGGAATGCAGCTGGTGGTGTTCCCCGGCCCAGGCCAGACTGTCCGCTTCAAGGTGCTAG aTGAATTTGGAAACGCGTTTGAGGTGAATAACTGCTCCATCTGCTACCACTGGGTCAGCTCGGAGCCCCTGGAGCCCGCGGTCCTCTCGGCTGATTACAAGGGCTGTCACGTGCTGCAGAAG GATGGCCGTTCCCACCTGAGGGTCGTCATACAGGCCGTGCCGCCCGATGGTCGCCGGGGCGCCGCACAGGTGGTCACCCTGATCTGTCCGAAACCTGAGCTCATCTGGACCCTGGGCCCCAAACCGACGCCGCTGACA CTCCATGCCTCTGTCTTCCCCATCTCCATCTTCCCCATCTCCATCTTCCCCATCTCCGTCTTCCCCATCTCCGTCTTCCCCATCTCCGTCTTCCCCATCTCCGTCTTCCCCATCTCCGTCTTCCCCATCTCCGTCTTCCCCATCTCC GTGGGGACACTGAGAGGCCCGAAAACGACTGAGCCACAGTACACAG GTACCCATCTGCCCCAGGAGCGGTGCCACGTGACCTCTGGGCACATCCCTTGTATGGCAAGAAATAGTTCCCAGGAGGCATGTTGGCAGGCTGGCTGCTGCTATGACCACACCAGGGAGGTGCCCTGTTACTATGGCAACACAg CCACCGTCCAGTGTTTCCGAAATGGCTACTTCATCCTGGTCCTGTCCCAAGAAATGGCCTTGGCACACAAGATCACGCTGGCCAACATCCACCTGGCCTACGCCCCTACCCGCTGTCGCCCCATCCAGAAGACCAGCGCTTTCCTGGTCTTCCAGGTTCCTTTCACCCAGTGTGGCACTACCGCCCAG GTGATTGGCAACCAGCTCATCTATGAGAACCAGCTAGTGTCTGAAATCCATGTCCTAAAGGGGCAGCATGCTTCGATTACTCGTGACAGCACCTTCCG GATTCACGTCCGCTGTGTCTTCAATGCTGGTGACTTCCTGCCCATCCAGGCGGCCATCTTCCCACCCCAATCGCCAGCCCTGGTGACCCGGTCAGGCCCCCTGCGCCTGCAGCTGCGGATTGCCAAGG ACGGGACGTTCAGCTCCTACTACAGAGACAAGGACTACCCACTCGTGAGGCTGCTGCAGGAGCCCGTCCACATGGAAGTTCAGCTCCTGGAGAGGACAGACCCCAACCTGGTCCTGAGGCTGCACCAGTGCTGGGCCACGCCCAGCCCCAACCCCTTGGACCACCCCCAGTGGCCCATCCTGACCGACGG GTGTCCTTTCAAGGGGGACAACTACAGAACCCAAATGGTGCCCTTGGACAAGACAGAGCCTTTCTGGTCTCACTACCAACGGTTCACGGTGGCTACCTTCACCCTCCTGAATGCCAGCTCTGAGCAAGCCCTCAGGGGACAG GTGTACTTCTTCTGCAGTGCCTCGGCCTGCCGTCCCTCCGGCCTGGAGACGTGTGTGACAGTGTGCCCTGAGGCTACAC GCCGGCAGCGATCTCTGAGTCACCATCACAGTATCACCAAAGTGCTGGACATCGTGAGCTCTCCGGGAGCTGTGGGCTTCGAGGGCCCTCTGGGGCTGCGACCCCCAG CCTAATACTTCACCCCTTGATCTGCAGGCTCCAGCAGAACCTCTAGCCCCAGTCCTCTCCTGTGGGGCCTCTTGCTGCTGGCTGGGACCCTGGTCCTAGGGGTTGGGATCTTTGTGGGGCTAAGCCAGGCCTCTGCCAAGAAGCACCGGGAAGGCGCTGGAAGGTGA
- the Prpf19 gene encoding pre-mRNA-processing factor 19: MSLICSISNEVPEHPCVSPVSNHVYERRLIEKYIAENGTDPINNQPLSEEQLIDIKVAHPIRPKPPSATSIPAILKALQDEWDAVMLHSFTLRQQLQTTRQELSHALYQHDAACRVIARLTKEVTAAREALATLKPQAGLIVPQAVPSSQPSVVGAGEPMDLGELVGMTPEIIQKLQDKATVLTTERKKRGKTVPEELVKPEELSKYRQVASHVGLHSASIPGILALDLCPSDTNKILTGGADKNVVVFDKSSEQILATLKGHTKKVTSVVFHPSQELVFSASPDATIRIWSVPNTSCVQVVRAHESAVTGLSLHATGDYLLSSSDDQYWAFSDIQTGRVLTKVTDEASGCSLTCAQFHPDGLIFGTGTMDSQIKIWDLKERTNVANFPGHSGPITSIAFSENGYYLATAADDSSVKLWDLRKLKNFKTLQLDNNFEVKSLIFDQSGTYLALGGTDVQIYICKQWTEILHFTEHSGLTTGVAFGHHAKFIASTGMDRSLKFYSL; this comes from the exons ATGTCGCTGATCTGCTCCA TTTCCAATGAAGTGCCAGAGCATCCGTGTGTGTCCCCTGTCTCTAATCACGTGTATGAACGGCGGCTCATTGAGAAGTACATTGCAGAGAATGGTACAGACCCTATTAACAACCAGCCTCTCTCGGAGGAGCAACTCATTGACATCAAAG TTGCTCACCCAATCCGGCCCAAACCTCCCTCGGCTACCAGCATCCCAGCCATTCTGAAAGCCTTGCAGGATGAGTGG GATGCCGTCATGCTGCACAGCTTCACCCTGCGCCAGCAGCTGCAGACGACCCGCCAGGAGCTGTCACACGCTCTCTACCAGCACGATGCTGCCTGCCGTGTCATCGCCCGTCTCACCAAGGAGGTCACTGCTGCCCGAGAAG CCCTGGCTACCCTGAAACCACAAGCCGGTCTCATCGTACCGCAAGCTGTGCCAAGCTCACAACCCAGTGTTGTG GGCGCAGGTGAGCCCATGGACTTGGGCGAGCTGGTGGGAATGACCCCCGAGATTATCCAGAAG CTGCAAGACAAGGCCACGGTGCTAACCACGGAGCGTAAGAAG AGAGGGAAGACTGTGCCCGAGGAGCTGGTGAAGCCAGAAGAGCTCAGCAAATACCGGCAGGTGGCATCCCACGTG GGACTGCACAGTGCCAGTATTCCTGGGATCCTCGCCCTGGATCTCTGTCCCTCTGACACCAACAAGATCCTTACTG GAGGTGCAGATAAAAATGTTGTTGTCTTCGATAAGAGTTCTGAGCAAATCCTGGCCACCCTTAAAGGCCACACCAAGAAAGTCACCAGTGTGGTGTTTCACCCTTCTCAG GAACTGGTGTTTTCTGCCTCACCAGATGCCACCATCAGGATTTGGTCTGTCCCAAACACCTCGTGTGTACAGGTTGTTCGGGCCCATGAGAGCGCAGTGACAGGCCTCAGTCTCCATGCCACCGGCGACTATCTTCTGAGCTCCTCTGATGACCAG TACTGGGCCTTCTCTGACATCCAGACAGGGCGTGTGCTGACCAAGGTGACAGATGAGGCCTCGGGCTGCT CTCTCACCTGTGCACAGTTCCACCCTGATGGGCTCATTTTTGGAACTGGAACCATGGACTCTCAGATCAAGATCTGGGACTTAAAG GAGCGCACCAATGTGGCCAACTTCCCTGGCCACTCAGGTCCTATCACCAGCATCGCCTTCTCCGAGAATGGCTACTACCTGGCCACAGCAGCTGATGACTCCTCTGTCAAGCTTTGGGACTTGCGCAAGCTTAAGAACTTCAAGACGTTGCAGCTGGACAACAACTTTGAG GTCAAGTCCTTGATCTTTGACCAGAGTGGTACCTATCTGGCCCTTGGGGGCACAGATGTTCAGATCTACATCTGCAAACAGTGGACAGAGATTCTTCACTTTACAG AGCACAGTGGTCTGACCACGGGGGTGGCCTTTGGACACCACGCCAAGTTCATCGCTTCAACCGGCATGGACAGAAGCCTCAAGTTCTACAGCCTGTAG